A part of Sulfurifustis variabilis genomic DNA contains:
- the lpxB gene encoding lipid-A-disaccharide synthase codes for MSGLRIGIVAGEVSGDLLGAGLIRALKARLGGVRFEGIAGPRMQAEGCESLYDMERLTVIGFEGAGKYLSILGIRRRLAQHFIARPPDLFIGIDVPDFNLTLEQRLKSAGITTVHYVSPTVWAWRGYRIRKIQKSVDHMLTLFPFEARYYEARHIPVTYVGHPLADEIPEDYDPRAARAALGLPEDGELVALLPGSRRSELRRHAGLFVRTAQWLHARRPEARFVAPFASAATEHQFVHALRKHGAESLPIARVLNRSREALAACDVALLASGTATLEAALLRKPMVVTYRVSALSAALVRLFAHVKLYSLPNNLAGREVVPELMQSEAVPEKLGAAVEHYLANPERSASVQATLGEMHAALKRNADVRSAEAVIRVLAERRSGGPQGSTAAGPRPSYY; via the coding sequence ATGTCCGGGCTGCGCATCGGTATCGTGGCCGGGGAGGTCTCGGGCGATCTGCTCGGCGCCGGCCTCATCCGCGCCCTCAAGGCGCGTCTCGGCGGCGTCCGCTTCGAGGGCATCGCCGGTCCGCGCATGCAGGCCGAAGGCTGCGAAAGCCTCTACGACATGGAGCGGCTCACCGTCATCGGCTTCGAGGGGGCGGGCAAGTATCTCTCCATCCTCGGCATCCGGCGGCGGCTCGCGCAGCATTTCATCGCGCGCCCCCCGGATCTCTTCATCGGCATCGATGTCCCGGACTTCAACCTGACGCTCGAGCAACGCCTGAAGTCCGCCGGCATCACGACCGTGCATTACGTGAGCCCCACGGTCTGGGCCTGGCGCGGCTACCGTATCCGCAAGATCCAGAAGTCGGTGGATCACATGCTCACGCTCTTTCCGTTCGAAGCGCGCTACTACGAGGCCCGGCACATCCCGGTGACGTACGTGGGCCACCCCCTGGCCGACGAGATACCCGAGGACTACGATCCCCGCGCGGCGCGCGCGGCGCTCGGGTTGCCGGAAGACGGTGAGCTGGTCGCGCTTCTTCCGGGCAGCCGGCGAAGCGAGCTGCGCCGTCACGCGGGTCTCTTCGTGCGGACGGCGCAGTGGTTGCACGCCCGCCGGCCGGAAGCCCGCTTCGTCGCGCCCTTCGCGAGCGCGGCGACCGAGCACCAGTTCGTTCATGCGTTGCGCAAGCACGGTGCGGAATCGCTGCCGATCGCGCGCGTGCTGAATCGTTCACGCGAGGCGCTGGCCGCCTGCGACGTGGCGCTCCTCGCCTCGGGTACGGCCACGCTCGAGGCGGCGCTGCTCCGCAAGCCGATGGTCGTGACCTATCGGGTCTCGGCCCTCTCGGCGGCGCTCGTTCGCCTGTTTGCCCACGTCAAGCTGTATTCCCTGCCTAACAACCTCGCCGGCCGGGAGGTCGTGCCGGAGCTGATGCAGTCGGAGGCCGTGCCGGAGAAGCTGGGAGCCGCGGTCGAGCACTACCTCGCGAATCCGGAGCGCTCGGCCTCGGTCCAGGCGACGCTCGGCGAGATGCATGCGGCGCTCAAGCGAAACGCCGACGTGCGCTCGGCCGAGGCGGTGATTCGGGTGCTGGCGGAACGGCGCTCGGGCGGACCGCAAGGCTCGACTGCCGCCGGCCCGCGGCCCTCGTATTATTGA